The nucleotide sequence CGGCGCGCCGCGGAGGAGCGTCCGCTTGAGCGCGAGCGCGACCAGCGGCGCGATCGTGAAGCCGACCATGTACATCGCGAACAGCACCAGTCCCGGTAACCACCCCGGCGAACCCGGGCGCGCGACAAACGCCCCGATGAGCAGGATGTACACCGGGAGCCGGGCGGAACAGCTCATGAGGGGTGACACCAGGATCGTGGCGAGCCGGTCGCGCCGGTTCTCGATCACCCGCGTGGCCATGATCCCGGGCACCGCACACGCCACGCTCGACAGCATCGGGATGAATGACTTCCCGCTCAATCCGCACCGGCTCATGATGCGGTCCATGAGGAACGCGGCGCGGGCCATGTACCCGCAGTCTTCGAGGACCGCGATGAAGCCGAACAGGATCATGATTTGCGGCAGGAACACCAGTACGCTGCCGACGCCCTTGATGATCCCATCGACCAACAGCGCCCGGAGCGGGCCGGAGGGCAGCGCCGAGTCCGCGGCCTTCGCGACCGCGTCCTGCCCGCTGCTAATCAGGTCCATGAGCGGTTTCGCCCACAGGAAGATCGACTGGAACATCAGGAACATGACGACCAGGAACACGAGCGTGCCCCAGAGCCGGTGCGTGAGGACCGAGTCGATGCGGTCGGTCCACGTGACCGGGCGCGTAGCGGGCTTGCTCACGGCCGCGGTCACGGCCGCACGCACCCACGCGAACCGCGTGCGGGCTTCCACGCCCGGGACCGCGTGCCCGAGGGCGGTGAGTTTGTCCCGGGCGCCGACGAGCGCGGACTTGAACCGGTCGCCGTACCGCTCGACGAGCCACTGTTCCGTGTACCCGCCGATGTCGATGACCGCGCGCCGAAGGAGGACCGGCGGAACCTCGTCGCTGAGTTCCTTCCGCAACTGTTCCACAACCTCATCGAACGCGGGCGGGAACGCGGGGCCGCTCGGCGCGATTGCGCGTTCCCCCGCGGCGCGAATGGTCGCGGCGAGTTCGGTGAGCCCGGTGCCGTTGTTCGCCTGGATCGGTACGACGGGGGCACCGATCGCTTCGGACAGTTTCGCGTAATCGAACTTCAGCCCCTGCGCCGCGGCCGCGTCGATCATGTTGACCGCGACGACGACCGGAACCCCCAAGTCGAGCAACTGGCTCGTGAGGTAGAGGTGCCGGTCGAGGTTCGTCGCATCAACGATCGAGAGCACCACCGACGGCTTGGGCTCTTCCGGCCTGCGACCCAAAAGCAGGTCCACCGCGACCATCTCGTCCGGGCTGCGTGCGGCGAGGCTGTACGTGCCCGGGAGGTCGATGAGGTCCACCGTTGTACCGTCGGCGGTGAACTGCCCCTTCTTCATCTCGACGGTGACGCCGGGGTAGTTACCGATGCGCTGGCGCAGCCCGGAGAGCGCGTTGAACAGCGTCGATTTCCCCGCGTTCGGGTTCCCGACGAGAGCGACGGTGAGCGTGGGGGTGAGCATAAGTCGTGCGGAGTTCGGAACGCGGAATTTGGAACGAAAACCAACCGGAGCGGGCACGAAACGGGCGCTGGTCCTGGACTCAGTTCCGCGCTCCGCGTTCCGAACTCCGCGATTCTAAAGTGGGCGCACGCCGATACCGGCGGCTTCGGACTTGCGAAGACTCAGGCGGGAGTTGCCGATGCCGATTTCGAGCGGGTCGCCGAGCGGCGCGCGCGCGAGAACCTCCACGGGCTCGCCCTCGAGCAGCCCGAATTCGTAGAGGCGCTGGACCAGAGCGGGGGGGCCGGTTACGGACAGCACTTCGGCCCGTTGGCCCGGTGCGAGATCGGCGAGAGTGGGCATCAGCCGGCGTGCCCCACGGTGACGGGTCGAACGAGGATCTGGGCGCACTCGCACCCGCGCAGGCCGAGCTTTCCCCCGGCCACCTTCAGGAGGCAGGTCGACCCGGGCTGAACCACTTGGACGCGGCAGCCCTGACGGATTCCGAGTTCGGCGAGGCGCCCGACCCAATCGGCCTGGCCGGTCACCTCTTCGACATCGGCCCATTCGCCGGCGCGCACCATATCGAGGGGCATCAGCATGACGGCTCACTTGTTGAGATTTCGTCTCATTACAGTTTCGCTCTTTACCGTGCACGAGTCAAGGGCGCGACGCGGGATTTAACCGAACGGTTGGCGTGAACCGATCGGCGCGGAGGCGGGAATGCGTGGTCGTTACGAGATTTGGGCGAACGGCCGGCGTGAGCCGGCTGGTGAAACGGAGGGCGGCTGTTTTGATTGATATGGAGAATGGGGTCATTCTCACGGCGGCTCGCACCGGCCACAGGTGTAGACGTAAGTCATTTTGCCCGTGACACTTTCACCATTCGGCTCACGCCGGTCGTTCGCCAAGATAGGCCGCGAGTGCTTCGGTCCACGGGCGCAGAGCCGGCACGCCGTGCGCTGTGAGCTTTGCCGTGGAGAGCACGCTGTACGGCGGGCGCTTCGCGGGGGCGTTGAACTCGGCGCTCGTGATCGGCGTGAGATCGGCTCGCAATCCCGCCTGGCGGAAGATCTCCGCCGCGAGCTGGTACCAGGTGGACGTGCCGCTGTTAGTGACGTGGAAGAGACCCGTCGCGTTGTGTTCGAGGAGCTGGACGGTTGCGGCCGCCACGTCCGCGGTGTAACTCGGCGTGCAGTGCTGGTCGTTCACCACCCGCAGAGGCTTTCCCTGCTTCGCGATTCGCAACATCGTCTCAACAAAGTTGCCGCCCTTTCCGCCACTGCCCCACACGCCGTACAGCCCACAGGTGCGGATCACGAGATTGCCCGGCGCCGCAGCCCGCGCAACGAACTCGCCCGTGAGTTTGCTCAGCCCGTAGGCGCTGACCGGCCCCGGGGCATCGTCTTCGCTGAACGGTACGGTTCGAGCCGCATCGAGGCCGAACACGTAGTCGGTGCTGAAATGAACCAGTTTCGCGCCGACCGTGCGGCACGCGGTGGCTAACTCCCGGACGCCCCACACATTGACCGCGAACGCCGATTCCGGCTCGGTCTCGGCCTTATCCACCAAATTGTAAGCCGCGCAGTTCACGAACACATCCGGCCGCAGATCGGCGACAACGGCGGCGATCGCGTCGGGACGCGCGAGGTCGATCTCGACGCGCGACAGCGGAACGACTTCACCGAGTGCCGAAAGGCGCGGGCACAGGTCGCGCCCGAGTTGTCCGGCCGCACCCAGAACGGCAATTTTCATTGAGGAAACTCCCATGAAAACAAGAGTACAAAGAGCGCACAGGGCTTCCGCCCTGTGCTACGAACGCCGGCCCCTCCGGGGCGGAAAGGCATTGAGAGCATTGACCTTCGCCCCGATGAGGGCGGCTTGGCGTTGCGCACCGGCTCTGTGGCGGAAGATGGTTCGGCGTCTTCGCCCCGGAGGGGCCGTCTTCCGTAGCACCGGGCGGAAGCCCTGTGCTTGCTGTTGACTGGTGCGCTCTCTCAAGGATGAAACGAAACCGCCCGGCGCGGTGGCCGGGCGGTTTGCGGTCGCGTTCGAGCGAATGTTACTTGCCCGGTACCGGCGGCGTGACGGGCGCCGGGGCCTTTTCGAGGTAGCTCTTGTCCTGCGTCTTGATGATCGTCTTCTGCTCTTGGGTCAGTTCGACCCGCGTGTCGGTACCACCGATCACCACGATCAGGTCGCCCTTCAGGGTGATGTTGATCTCGGCGGACTCGATGCGCTTGGTCTTCGGGTCGTAGATCACCGTGCCCTTGCTCTTGGCCGGGTCGCTGGTCAGCTTGCTGCCCTCCTTAATGCGGAACAGCAGGCCTTCCGGGTTCTCCTTCGGCGCGGTGTAGGTGATCGCGGTCTCGACCTCGATCTTGTCCTTTTCCTTCTCCACGGCCGCGTACTTCAGCTTGTAAAGGAGCTCGTAGCTGCCGATCGGCCCGAGGTTCAGGCTGGTCTTCTTTTCCCACGATTCGCCGACCTTCTTCGGGCCGTCCGGGAACAGCTTGGAGGTCGGGTCCACCATCTCCTTAAGGGCGTCGTCGGTCATCACCTTCTTGAGGAGGGCGTCCATCTGGGCGCTGCCGGCGCCGAGCTTCTTGATGAAGTCTTCCTTGCCCTCGACCTTCTCGACCTTGTAGTTCTTGCCCAGGGTCACGGTGAACTCGCTGTCCTTCAGCCCCTTGAAGAACTCGACCAGGCCGGGGTTGCCCGCGCTGCCCGGGGTCTCGGTCTTCGAGGAGTAATTGATCGGGTTACCGGAGATGTCGATGTTCATCTCCAGCCCTTCGATCTTCTGCTTCACCGTCCACTTGGTGACGTCCTCGGCCCCTTCCTTGACCTTGTCTTCCTTGATCGGGGTCCACTGGTACCAGAAGACGCTCTTCTGCTTCTGGGTGAGATCCTGGCCCTGCACCTTGATGACCTGGGTGACTTCGGTCGTCACTTCCTGGTAGTACGGGGTGTATTTACCGTCCTTGTCCTTGGTGCCGAAGTTCAGATCGAACTTGCGGTCTTGCGCGCCGGCGAGGGCGGCAACGGCGACGCCCAGGAGCGCGGCAACGGCGAAGCGGGTGCGAAGCACGGATGGATCTCCTACGGGCCGGAATCCCCGGCACGGCCGGGACAACGGGTTGACGTTCCGGTTGTTCTACCCGCACCGTCGGGGGAAGCAAGAGCGTTGGGGAAAACGGTGTTGCCGATCGTGGACCGCTCGCGCGCGGGCCGCGAACTCGCCTTCCACGGCCCCCGGGATTGTGTCACACTTTTGCCTTTCGACCTCCGCAGACCACGGTCGGCCGTGGTACCCGCCCACGTCACTGCGCCCCGCAACACGGGGGCGCGAAGCGCTGCGCAGGCCCGCTCCCGTCATTTGGTACAGTGAACGTGGTTCGCATCTCGTCCCAGGAGGCGCTCGACATGCAACGGCGCTGGCCGGTAATCGTGGGCGCCCTGATGGTCGCCCTGATCGCCGCGTGGGTACTCGCCCGGTCCGGGTGGTTCGACACGACGGCCGCGGACCCGCGCCCGGTGCCGAGCGGCGACCAGGAGATCGCGTGGCTGCACATCCCCACGTCCACCGATACGTGGGAGAACTTCGTGTGGGGGATGAAGCGCGCGGAGATGAGCACGGCCCCGTCCGGGCTGCACGTGGACGACTCCCACGCCTTCCCCACGCGCACCACCGCGGTGCCGGAAGTGGTTCTGTCGCGCGACGGGTTCGCGGGGAAGATCCGCGTGCGCTGGTACAAGGTCACCAACGACGCTTCGACCGCGGCGTGGGTGAAGGCACTGGCGGCCCGCACCCCGATCCCGCTCGCGGTCGTCGGCGGGTGGTCCAGCGACCGCGCGCGCGAACTCGCCGAGGCGATGGCCGGGGTCGAGTGGCCCGGCCAGAAACCGCTTCTACTACTCGCCACCGCGACCGCCGATTTCGTGTACCCCGATAAGGAGCACGAGAACTACCAGGCCGATTACCAGCCGCCGAAACTCGTCGAACTCTACGACCGTTCGTACCGGTTCTGCTTCACGAACAAGCAGATGGCCGAGGCGGTCACGGACTTTGTGTTCAGCGACGCGACGCTCCGGCCCGGCCCCGCGGTGTGGCCCGGTCTGCGTGCGGTTCCCGGCGCATCGGGGGGCGGGTGGGGGATGCTCCCCTGGCTGGCGGAACTCGCGAGCGAACCCCCGCGAAGTCAGGCGTTCGCGGTCTCGTGGAAGGACGACCCGTACTCGCTCGACCTGTCGCTCCAGTTCCGCGAAGCGATCGCGGAGCAGGGCGCGATCGCCGGGCGCCCGCGGCTCGGGGTCGAATCGAACCTGGTGCCGTTCAGTGCCGGCCGGTTCGCGCGCCCGAACCCCTACGAAGCGCAGATCGTCGATCACATCCTCGCGCACCCGCACTTCCCGAAGCGCGGCGAGCGCACGGTTCTGGTGATCCCCACCGTAACGGCGCCCGCGCGCCGCGTGCTCGGGGCACTGGCACAGGGGAACCCCGGGGCCGCCCGGCGCCTCGTCGCGGTGACCGGCGACGGTATCCCGGTGAACGCGCTGTTCCGCGACGGCGAATTCGCGTGGCCCGTGCGAACGGTGCCGATCCCGCTGGTCCTGTTCACGCACACCAACCCGTTCGATTGGGACGAACCGGGCGACCCGCCGGCGCCACCGGGGTACGAACTCGCCCCGCCCACGAAGCCCGGCGAAGTGAAGAACAGCACCGAAGACATCCAATTATTTTCGACGCTCGTCCGCACGGTCGCCCGCAGCGCGTACCCCGACGGGGCCGATCACCTGATCGATGGCCCCGACGCACTCGCCAAAGGGTTCCGGGCGCTGGCCCCGACGTTCTTCGACCCGTCCGGCAATCGACTCAGCGGGTCCGGGGAGCACGTGGTTGTGCTCCGCCCGACGGCGCGGGTCGAGGGCGTGGTCACGTACCCGGACGCGGAACTCGAAGTGTGGACGCGGAAGCCGGGGGCGGGCTGGGACCGCATCCGCGTGCGCCCGGTCGTGCAAACCGTGCGGCCGAACGCCGGGGGACCGGGCGAGTGACGCCGGGCACCGTTCGACACGCGATAGGCACCAAGGAATCCATCCACGGAATTCGGTATGAGTTCATCCGCGCTTGATGCGCCGCGGTTCCCGGTCTGGCGGTACGCGGGGCGGCTCGTGCCGCTCGCGGTGCTGTGGGCCGTGCTGGTCGGGCTGCTCGCGTGGCTCCTCGCGACGCGCGCGAATTGGGGCGAAGAGTCCGACCGCGCGGACGTGCGCGAGTGGATCGACAACACCCGCGTGTTCCGCAAGACGCTCGCCGAACTGGTGAAGGAGTACGTCGACCTGCTCCACGTCGAGAACCGCGGACCGGACCACGGCGACCGGGTGAAGAACAAGCGCGCCGAGATCGAAGAGCACATGCGCGCGATGGTCGAGCCGACGCGCATGTACGCGGGGCAGCTCCCGCTGTTCCCGAACGTGTACTCGCTCGAAATCGAGTTCGCCGGGGTCACGGGGGGTGACGCGCGGCCCGTTGAGCCGGTCGTGTGGACGTCGCCCAAGCCGCGCCCCGGCGGGTCCGCGAAGGCGCAGCTCCGCACGCTCGAATTCGCCCCTCCCCTGGACCGCCCGAGTGCCCGCGCGCGCGTCCGCTGCGTGTACCAGCTCCACTCGTTCAACCGGATGCAGAAGCAGCAGGACGAGTTCCGCTTCTGGCAGACGATCGCGACCGGCGTGCTCGTCCCCACGACGCTGCTCGCGGTGTTCGTCGTGGGGCGCTTCGTGCGGCGCGAGCAGGCGCGCGAACTGGAGAAGTGGCGCGCGGCGGCCGAGGCCGAGCACCGTGAGCGGGATCTGCTCGCCGCCCAGGTGGAGCGCGAACTCATCGAGCGCAGCCTGCTCGAGGCCCGCGTGAAACAGCAAGAGCTGGAGCGCTCGAGCGAGGAACTCGGACGCAAGTTACTCGAACAGGAACTCGCGGCCGCGAAGCTCACCAACCGCGCGGCCGAGGCCGAGCGCGAGGCGCTGGAGATGAAGTCGCAGCTCTACGCGAGCATCGGCATCATGGCCGGGAGCTACGCGCACAACATCAAGAACCTGCTCGTGCGGCCCAACGACCTCATCACGCGCTGCATGGAGGCGGCCGGCAACACCGAACAG is from Gemmata palustris and encodes:
- the feoB gene encoding ferrous iron transport protein B, yielding MLTPTLTVALVGNPNAGKSTLFNALSGLRQRIGNYPGVTVEMKKGQFTADGTTVDLIDLPGTYSLAARSPDEMVAVDLLLGRRPEEPKPSVVLSIVDATNLDRHLYLTSQLLDLGVPVVVAVNMIDAAAAQGLKFDYAKLSEAIGAPVVPIQANNGTGLTELAATIRAAGERAIAPSGPAFPPAFDEVVEQLRKELSDEVPPVLLRRAVIDIGGYTEQWLVERYGDRFKSALVGARDKLTALGHAVPGVEARTRFAWVRAAVTAAVSKPATRPVTWTDRIDSVLTHRLWGTLVFLVVMFLMFQSIFLWAKPLMDLISSGQDAVAKAADSALPSGPLRALLVDGIIKGVGSVLVFLPQIMILFGFIAVLEDCGYMARAAFLMDRIMSRCGLSGKSFIPMLSSVACAVPGIMATRVIENRRDRLATILVSPLMSCSARLPVYILLIGAFVARPGSPGWLPGLVLFAMYMVGFTIAPLVALALKRTLLRGAPPVFVMELPSYRRPKFTSILRRMGGAGWAFTLRAGTIILAAMVLVWALLYFPYIDAQGESYPDRIEKAEDAVKESADRLKELKEKDEASKKEPEANEPAPAQLTEGEKAELEKLESATGAPDKLNGEWKRSSYLGRAGLWMEPVFEPLGWDWKIGVAAMASFPAREVIVGTFGLLYDVGEVDTKAIGDAGADDEAKEKVAGLTKAVQDDWSKDPVRGKYGVPVALSLMVFFALCCQCAATLAVIQRETKSWLWPAFTFVYMTVLAYCGAFVTFQVGRLIVG
- a CDS encoding FeoA family protein translates to MPTLADLAPGQRAEVLSVTGPPALVQRLYEFGLLEGEPVEVLARAPLGDPLEIGIGNSRLSLRKSEAAGIGVRPL
- a CDS encoding FeoA family protein, coding for MLMPLDMVRAGEWADVEEVTGQADWVGRLAELGIRQGCRVQVVQPGSTCLLKVAGGKLGLRGCECAQILVRPVTVGHAG
- the rfbD gene encoding dTDP-4-dehydrorhamnose reductase, with the protein product MKIAVLGAAGQLGRDLCPRLSALGEVVPLSRVEIDLARPDAIAAVVADLRPDVFVNCAAYNLVDKAETEPESAFAVNVWGVRELATACRTVGAKLVHFSTDYVFGLDAARTVPFSEDDAPGPVSAYGLSKLTGEFVARAAAPGNLVIRTCGLYGVWGSGGKGGNFVETMLRIAKQGKPLRVVNDQHCTPSYTADVAAATVQLLEHNATGLFHVTNSGTSTWYQLAAEIFRQAGLRADLTPITSAEFNAPAKRPPYSVLSTAKLTAHGVPALRPWTEALAAYLGERPA
- a CDS encoding DUF6263 family protein, which gives rise to MLRTRFAVAALLGVAVAALAGAQDRKFDLNFGTKDKDGKYTPYYQEVTTEVTQVIKVQGQDLTQKQKSVFWYQWTPIKEDKVKEGAEDVTKWTVKQKIEGLEMNIDISGNPINYSSKTETPGSAGNPGLVEFFKGLKDSEFTVTLGKNYKVEKVEGKEDFIKKLGAGSAQMDALLKKVMTDDALKEMVDPTSKLFPDGPKKVGESWEKKTSLNLGPIGSYELLYKLKYAAVEKEKDKIEVETAITYTAPKENPEGLLFRIKEGSKLTSDPAKSKGTVIYDPKTKRIESAEINITLKGDLIVVIGGTDTRVELTQEQKTIIKTQDKSYLEKAPAPVTPPVPGK
- a CDS encoding sensor histidine kinase; translated protein: MSSSALDAPRFPVWRYAGRLVPLAVLWAVLVGLLAWLLATRANWGEESDRADVREWIDNTRVFRKTLAELVKEYVDLLHVENRGPDHGDRVKNKRAEIEEHMRAMVEPTRMYAGQLPLFPNVYSLEIEFAGVTGGDARPVEPVVWTSPKPRPGGSAKAQLRTLEFAPPLDRPSARARVRCVYQLHSFNRMQKQQDEFRFWQTIATGVLVPTTLLAVFVVGRFVRREQARELEKWRAAAEAEHRERDLLAAQVERELIERSLLEARVKQQELERSSEELGRKLLEQELAAAKLTNRAAEAEREALEMKSQLYASIGIMAGSYAHNIKNLLVRPNDLITRCMEAAGNTEQHGMLEEVKSTLGTVTERLQQILRTVRRDPANAEVTQVDVYALFRETQRTWTEMGRDKWKLAVTAVVPPGAALVTGDLSHMQQAVENLVFNARDATFEMRNYLRDEAKRETDPTARRHKLLAAASWKGEIHLAAHRDGEYVVLEVRDNGIGMTDEVRRNCLKTHFTTKRDNALYEGYSAGMGLGLSFVAMVLEHHGGSLEIESAPLRGTTFHVRFPCVES